tgcttccaaagcactttcaccagtggaatctgcttatgcctcaactcttttacttcccgagccaggattcgtatgggttcctcttcatatgtcaaatccggttgtacttcaatttcttccatggagatgacatgtgaaggatctgagcggtatcgtcttagcatagacacgtggaacacattgtggatcttatccagctctggtggtaaagctagcctgtaggctactggtcccacacgttcaatgacttcatatgggccaataaacctagggctcaacttaccttttcttccgaacctcaatattttcttccatggtgagactttgagaaacactttatcaccaacggtatactctatctcttttctcttcagatcggcataagacttctgtctatcggaggcaatcttcaggttagctttgattattttcactttttcctcagtctgtttcaccaggtctggccctaccagcttatcttcgcccaattcagtccagcacactggagttctacatttcctcccatacagtgcttcatacggggccatttggatgctagcttgatagctattgttgtatgcaaattctgccagtggaagatatctatcccaacttctctcactcaatgacacaactcctcagcatatcctcaaggacctggattactctttctgattgcccatccgtctgaggatagaaagctgtgctgaaatggagttgtgtacccaaggattcatgcaaattcttccagaatcttgatgtaaaccttgggtctcgatcagatatgatagaaagtgggattccatgcagcctaactatctcactgatatacaattctgctagcttctctagtgagtagtcatccCTAATCGGCAGAAATGTGCCGacttcaatctgtccactatcacccacactgcatcatgcttcctttgggtgagaggtagaccactaacaaaatccatagtgacccggtcccatttccattcaggtatgtttataggctgtaacaaacccgatggaacttgatgttctgccttaacttgctgacatgtcaagcatttagtcacatagtcactatatcctcttcatactgtgccaccaataatgaggcttcaaatcattatac
Above is a genomic segment from Hevea brasiliensis isolate MT/VB/25A 57/8 chromosome 17, ASM3005281v1, whole genome shotgun sequence containing:
- the LOC131175596 gene encoding uncharacterized protein LOC131175596, with translation MAPYEALYGRKCRTPVCWTELGEDKLVGPDLVKQTEEKVKIIKANLKIASDRQKSYADLKRKEIEYTVGDKVFLKVSPWKKILRFGRKGKLSPRFIGPYEVIERVGPVAYRLALPPELDKIHNVFHVSMLRRYRSDPSHVISMEEIEVQPDLTYEEEPIRILAREVKELRHKQIPLVKVLWKHHNTEEATWESEEMMRQQFPQLFASGTGDLAGESSRPHTG